GGACTGCTCACTGAGGGACGCCGCTGCTGTCCGACGTCGATGCTGCTGCTTCGTCTTTGACGCTGCTGCTGCATCGTTGTCGCTGCTCCCGCGTCGCCTCCGACAGCCCTCCTGTCGCTGCTCTGTCATCGCCCCTGCTGCTGTTGCTGCGTTGTCGCTGCTGCGACGTCGCCTTCGCAGAGGCTGTGACAACAGCTTCCTCGGAGCCCGGAAACTGCCCAAGAAAGGCTCCCACTCAAAAAGCTGTCGCCGCGGGAAACCTGCTGTCTCTTCGCACCCGCTGCTGCTTTCACAGCCGCAGGCACTGCCCGATCGCCGCTGCTGCCTGTGTGACGACGTCGCTGCGGTTGGTGCTGCGTCGTCTTCGTCAACGCTGCTGCAGATTCTTGGGACAGATCGCACCGTCGCAGTTTTCCTCCACCGCGATCACGGTGATGCAATtttttcaattgccaacaccaaTTCTCATAACGAATACGACGTAAGCCTTTCTTTAATCAAAGGGATGATTACCAAGAAAGCATTACACGTAATTGTGAACAAACAAATATTACGtataaaaaattcacaaattgaTATCATATATGTAGAGAATTGATACCAAAACGCAGTGCCCAATTCACGGTTCATAGTGTTCTTCGTTATTATAAACATATAACAGACACCGAAAAAACACATCATGATGCATTCAGGCAATTCACAtaatatgaaattaatccacataatcagagccaaaaacctggctctgataccatttgATGGgatttggtgccccttgcacagcagaaaacttatactccctccgtcccggactactcgcacatttccttttcggcacggagattaaggaatgagtgtatagcaaagtcaacaattgcggctgtagatgataatttttactaaaaatggaaagagtgcaaataacttgggacgcccagaaaggaaataaatgcaagtagtccgggacggagggagtacaaaacaaataattcaGATGAGGATCTATTTGATcgattatgcgattaatcaattaacatgttaaacagataattgcatgctagaacgcaaataattcatgctcagaaaatataaatcctaaaacatgaatactatggtttagagttaccgatttaattctccaaagaatcgattattgcttgcgccttctccaggtgaagatcttcaatactagactacagatcttctaactggttcccgaactgtatctcgatatcagggtgggctgatcttatcaaaatactatgactcgaataaagaagacagaactttctcacggaagAGAGCTGAAAAATTCATAGAGGagaataacaataaaaaatcgTCACATACTCTTTTTaggagtggacgaaatttttcatcaaaaattaagtattttctgtctcatttattctcctatttacatTAAGTTCATATTGTGCCTACtcagagatctatggaaggttttggatatggctcaccccaattaactttttactaattaaattgaacccacaatttaatacaagcttatattagaatattacgagcagccactacagaagtaatattgatctccccatccaaatctgaaattataagtaatccggatTTCCGttatgtttattatttatttatcgcgcttaagatataaatgtccattaattaattaaagtcttctatggacttaattaattaacatcttataaTTCCAAGAGTTGACTtggcaagaaacacttatttattattcatggaataattaaattccaaatgGCCAGTTTTCCGAATAATAAACcttgttcgagctcctcttgaggacattatcaaacgagactcaccacgcgcacgattcaacatagtagcaatcctagcaccgctagatattaatcatcactacccaatatatcaagattattgggttgcgaaaaacccgcaccatttgataagtcaaagtagtgcataaccaatattgtatgctcaatgctaacgtatgtagattaagaaatagttatttatcaagacctagtctttcagtagatagcataaagacatgcGTTGTTGTTAGAttcgttcagtgctataccacaccaacgtgacattgcaacctttcacgataggtagccaaagtctatctaggttgtgaaatcttctttctcttttgcaaagcattgcatagaactgaacgtgttaccttaaagtggacgtcgcccacaaccggtctactaagcaAAGGACTTAggttttgtttacttcttatgcatttaaatgtttataaaacatcttataaatgcacaagcaaataCAATGCAATAAtaatactgattctattcgtgtgaaactgctcgaataatactgaatcgggtaaaaagtggattgtagagtttttgcATACTAAACAAGATTCTATTCTCACGAACTTGCTCggaacatgcttttcagtataccaaccCTAACAACACACCCTTAGTAGATTAATTTTTTCCTTACGCTCAAGCATGTTTGATTTTTGAGTCTTCATGGCCAACTGGCCAATTTAGTCAGTGGGTCGTCGACGAGTGAGCGAGAATATAAATCTGCCAAGTTGGAGGATGCTGAACTCAGTTGTTTGTTGAGTTGGTCGTGGTTATCGTATTTCATCTAGAATTCGAACTATCTTATCTTTTGCACTCGAATTCTATCCCAAGTTAGACCTGTAAACACCTCATTCACAAACAGTAAACAAGataattcataatataaatcagaTATTTAAGATCAATCCGTCAAGGAAGTTCAAGGCATAAAGAAGAATGTTGAAGAACTCAAGATCGAATTGACAAATTTTGTCCAGTATATTTGTTTATGTTACTCACTCTGTTCTCCATTAGGAGTATCATATGAgttcgacacgggttttaagaaatactccatCAGTCCTCCAAAGTTTGTCCCAGTTTAACTCGGcgcgagttttaaaaaattgtttgactttgtattaaatgaaggCGTGTAGTGGAATAAGGGTCTCCCATTTAGGAGATTGATGGTAtatttaatgtctatttttggtaatattctaagtgggacaaactttgtgagacggacgaaaatggtaaaataagacAAACTTTGGGGGATAGAAGGAATATATAAAAAGTGGGTGTGAAAAtagagtggaatgtgagacccatttttatatattagattataatagaatgtgagtagaatgagttaggtTCTAAACATTCTACATTCTCGGGTTTTTATACTTACTAATTTCtggttttttattttgcattttttaatatttcagaaattaaaaaaaattataaattagcCACAGTAATTAAAATCGGCTAATCCAATAAAAAATCACTAATTCGCAGTTGACTGTCAGAAATTGACCTAACCATAAGAAAAGGACCAAATCGACAACGATTTTGTTTGTTATAGACCCGATTTTCAAAAagttaatgttttggaccaactttgtatttttatcatatgtttaggaccaattttgacatttactcAATATAAAAACAtcattctctctactttttttcttttctcgtACTTTATTGCTTCTACTTTACTTAAAAAACCAACGCTATATAAAATTTCGTTTCGAATTAAAAATGTTCCACTTAAATGGGACAAAGGGTATAAGACTCTTTTAgatataataatgataataagaataattataataattgcATTAACACACTTTTGCACTCCCCtcgtaagagcatccacaaccgtgctcttgccagcggcacggttgtggccCGGGCGGtaattcatgcctgctctctggcaagagcacaacacccacaactgtgctcttccgcaaggacgagcacaattaatataaaaattcaattacacaaaaacattttcataatactaaaattcattaaaaaaaccacaataaaaataacaaattacaaataaaataaaaagacataataaaatcctaaaaattaaaaattacataattaaaaaatactaaaaattaaaaattacataattaaactcctaaaaattaaaaattacataaatggctaatataacccgaggaagactacgcatccggcggcaccaaccccaattgtttttggagacccaatatcatggactcgtgcgtttgaagttgcgtggggccGGACATAgggttgtagggtgtgagaggaagatgaaaatggatatgagagattgatgatgagaattgtgtagtgaatgtaattttttggagtgaaattgggtatttatagatgaaagtgtgtatttttggggtaaaaaaaataaaaaaaaaattaaaaagtggggaaaaaacggtataaacggatataattttttgggaagtgaaaatttttttttttatttttatcgatttttttaataaaaatccgattttttaaaaaataaaaataaaaaaaatgtttgaaaccaacggctatgccgttggcgaatgggagaccgccacgtgtgcgtccgctggcacgggacgtgctcgatacatcgagcagcgccgtgccagcggcgcggttgcagcggtggcggtccttcgccttgccgctggcacggacggcggtggcgccaaccgccaccgctgcggatgctctaactgCCGCCCACTTTTCCAATTCTAAACACTACTTATTTAATAATCCATTTACAAGTGTATCAATTTGTATTTATTATTTGATATTATTCACATACAATTTCTTCCTCCTATGTTTTGTCGACCATAATAATTATTCGGTTGTACAATTTGCTAGGGATGAGACTCCATCTCACATTAGTTTTGAACCTGcaaaacaaattataaaaataaacatcATTTTGATCAAATAATCAATGTTATAGTAATGAATGCACAGATttgaaaaattacaaaaaataaagaggGGAAGAAGTGTTGAAGAAAATACACAACTTTTTTCTTGTTTAAGACCATGAATGTGAATAATTACATTTGTTTTCTGATTCTAGAGCATCATCAATATTTCACAACAATCTGGCTAACTCCAGAGATCACTCACTCTCACATTCTCTCGGTGTGtgtgaatgtatatttctcattGTCTGTGAAAATGGGATTTCTATGTATAGATGGTAAGAAGCAGCACCACTGCAGCAAAATATAAGCTCTGAGCACTAACTCTTAATGTGTTGGTAGTTGAAGAAGTTTGTTTGTTTGGGGTGGCAGCCGGAGGAGGCGAGGGCGCCTTGGCCACCGGAGGCAGAGGTGGATCAACCACATCCTTCGGGCTGAGCTGAGGTGGCTCAGCTACTCCTTCTTGTGGGAACATCATACCTGGCTGGACCGGCATTATAACATATGGAGATTGCTCGTTTAAACACGATGATCCTGCCACACCACAACACATTTCATTGGTCGATTATTGGGATAGGAAGCAGAAGTAAGTACTTACTGGAAAACAGATTTGCAGTGTAGGGATAGTCTGTTAAGAAGCCGTCAACTTGTAGGGCGGTCAACGTGGCGAGCTCAACATACGGGTCAGCCAGATAATCGAGGGCCAAGTTTTGGTATTCATTCCTCAGATACCCAACATATACTGAGATGTTAGCAGCATGGAAGGCTGGGACGGTGTGAGTGAAGTTGGCGATGAAGCTGTTTTCAGCGACCGTGATGGAGTTTCTGC
This Salvia splendens isolate huo1 unplaced genomic scaffold, SspV2 ctg255, whole genome shotgun sequence DNA region includes the following protein-coding sequences:
- the LOC121789506 gene encoding glycerophosphodiester phosphodiesterase GDPDL6-like; the protein is MFDKQTLHKVMVESDDTSVLDAFKNVATYERVLYLKDAIGSVPDQAVQEVKKYANAVNLRRNSITVAENSFIANFTHTVPAFHAANISVYVGYLRNEYQNLALDYLADPYVELATLTALQVDGFLTDYPYTANLFSRSSCLNEQSPYVIMPVQPGMMFPQEGVAEPPQLSPKDVVDPPLPPVAKAPSPPPAATPNKQTSSTTNTLRVSAQSLYFAAVVLLLTIYT